In Campylobacter vulpis, a genomic segment contains:
- the zupT gene encoding zinc transporter ZupT: MELNQVIVAFALTAFAGFSTIIGAIMAFFTKKDDLRILSFGLGFSSGVMIYISFMEILPHSIVSMQEHHKNGELLALACFFGGILLSLIIDRLIPKDVNPHEPRNDLSELKICPLPKNNEKTPHFHPGEPIINTRTLKRTGIFTAIAIAIHNFPEGFAIFYASLENISFGIAIAIAIAIHNIPEGLAVSLPLYHATNDKKKAFIYSALSGFAEPLGALIGYLILLPFIGELALAVSFALVAGIMVFISLDELLPAAKTYDKAHDSLYGLIIGMGVMALSLYLLD; this comes from the coding sequence ATGGAATTAAATCAGGTCATCGTGGCTTTTGCCTTGACAGCTTTTGCAGGCTTTTCGACCATCATCGGTGCAATTATGGCTTTTTTTACAAAAAAAGATGATTTACGCATACTTTCTTTTGGCTTGGGCTTTTCATCGGGGGTGATGATTTATATCTCTTTTATGGAAATTTTGCCCCATTCCATAGTCTCTATGCAAGAGCATCACAAAAATGGCGAACTTCTAGCCTTAGCTTGCTTTTTTGGTGGGATTTTACTCTCCTTAATCATCGACAGACTCATTCCAAAAGATGTCAATCCTCACGAACCACGAAACGATTTAAGTGAGCTTAAAATTTGTCCCCTCCCAAAAAATAATGAAAAAACTCCGCATTTTCACCCAGGAGAGCCTATTATTAATACACGCACTCTTAAAAGAACGGGAATTTTCACCGCTATTGCCATAGCGATTCATAATTTTCCTGAAGGCTTTGCCATTTTTTACGCTAGTCTTGAAAATATCAGCTTTGGTATAGCCATTGCCATAGCCATTGCTATTCACAATATTCCCGAAGGTTTAGCCGTGTCCTTACCTCTATATCACGCTACAAATGATAAGAAAAAAGCCTTCATCTACTCCGCACTTTCAGGTTTTGCCGAGCCTTTAGGTGCTTTAATAGGCTATTTAATCTTACTGCCCTTTATTGGGGAACTCGCCCTTGCTGTGAGTTTTGCTCTTGTGGCAGGGATTATGGTATTTATTTCCTTAGATGAGCTTTTACCTGCAGCAAAAACCTACGATAAAGCCCACGATAGCTTATACGGGCTAATAATAGGTATGGGCGTTATGGCTTTGAGTTTATATTTACTCGACTAA